One region of Salvelinus namaycush isolate Seneca chromosome 3, SaNama_1.0, whole genome shotgun sequence genomic DNA includes:
- the LOC120044730 gene encoding arf-GAP with dual PH domain-containing protein 2-like: MANKDRNKTILLELGKLPENNQCADCGAPDPDWASYKLGLFVCLNCSGVHRNLSNISRVKSIRLDFWDDELVKFMKTNGNATGRAIYEKAVPAFYYRPQQEDCAVLREQWIRAKYERMEFTGETKYPPLAYTTGFYEGMLWKKGKGQLQRRKFVLSEKEFTLAYYNKEDLSKGPKALISIKDVNVTFQPEKIGHAHGLQITYQEDSHTRSIFVYHESGEEIVNWFNAIRAARFAYLKTAYPTGSDKELRTRITRNYLKEGYMEKTGPMQKETFKKRWFILDSQDRKLLYFKSQLDAEELGVVFIGTETNGYSVSECIPKRTRGNRWRCGVTVETPDRQFVFMCEQEREQREWVEALRQVISKPMQPQDYTTEANIRGKS; encoded by the exons ATGGCAAACAAGGACCGAAACAAAACGATTTTGCTGGAATTGGGGAAACTGCCAGAAAACAATCAATGCGCAGACTGTGGCGCGCCGG ATCCTGACTGGGCGTCCTATAAGCTGGGTTTATTTGTGTGTCTGAACTGCTCTGGAGTGCACCGCAACCTGTCCAACATCAGCCGCGTCAAATCCATACGGCTCGACTTCTGGGATGACGAGCTAGTGAAG TTCATGAAAACCAATGGAAATGCCACAGGCAGAGCCATCTATGAGAAAGCAGTCCCGGCATTCTACTACCGGCCCCAGCAAGAAGACTGTGC CGTCTTAAGGGAGCAGTGGATAAGAGCAAAATATGAGAGGATGGAATTTACCGGCGAGACAAAGTATCCTCCACTGGCCTACACGACAG GTTTCTATGAAGGGATGCTGTGGAAGAAGGGGAAGGGACAGTTGCAGAGAAGGAAGTTTGTTCTGTCTGAGAAGGAATTCACCCTGGCTTACTACAACAAGGAGGAT CTGTCCAAAGGGCCCAAAGCGCTCATCTCCATCAAAGATGTGAATGTGACCTTTCAACCTGAGAAAATTGGTCACGCCCATGGTCTGCAGATTACCTACCAGGAAGACAGCCACACCAGAAGTATTTTTGTCTACCACGAAAGTGGAGAG GAGATTGTCAACTGGTTCAATGCCATTCGAGCTGCTCGCTTTGCCTACCTGAAAACAGCATACCCCACAGGAAGTGATAAAGAA TTGAGGACTAGAATTACCAGAAACTACCTCAAAGAAGGATACATGGAGAAAACAGGTCCTATG CAAAAGGAGACGTTCAAAAAGAGATGGTTCATCTTGGACTCCCAAGACAGGAAGCTCCTTTACTTCAAAAGCCAGCTG GATGCTGAGGAGCTGGGAGTTGTGTTCATCGGCACAGAGACCAATGGTTACTCAGTGAGTGAGTGCATTCCCAAAAGGACCAGAGGCAACAGGTGGAGGTGTGGAGTCACAGTGGAGACGCCGGACCGCCAGTTTGTCTTCATGTGTGAGcaggagagggagcagagagagtgGGTGGAGGCCCTCAGACAGGTCATCTCTAAACCCATGCAGCCCCAGGACTACACCA CTGAAGCCAACATCCGAGGGAAGAGTTGA